The DNA region CAGACCGCGAACGAAGCACAGCGTTTTCTTCACGGCACCTCCGGAATGCGAACCCTCGCCCAGAGTTGACGCGGTCGCAAAGAGTGCCATCACCCTCCGGGTGATGGCTCAAACAAAGGTCTTACAGACACTTTCCCGCTCGTTTTCCGACTTTTTGCGAACCCGTCAGAGTTGAATCGTTGACCTCGGACCGTCAAGCAAACGCCCTGCATCCCCGCTGCGCCTTCCACAGCGGCCGGGTCGCCGACTATCCGCCTCGCTGCCGAAGGCGCCGCCGGGAAAACGCACCCCCTGCGCACCGCCTTCGCATGCCCCCGGCTGTCCTTTTGGTCGTTATGTCCTTTGGGTCCCTTTGTCCTTTCCCGCCTTGAACGAGGCCGTTCGACGATCCACGCCCGCGCGTCGAGAGCGCGGGGCCGTCAGTAGACCACCTTCAGGGTGAAGGGGTAGTTGGGGTTGTAGGCCCCGCTGTACCCGTAGATCCGCACGTAGTAGGTCCCCGCCGCGAGGGTGCGCGAGACGGACTCGGTGGTGCCCGGGGCGTTGTAGGACCCGGTCACGTAGTCGGGGTTGTAGAGTTCCATCTCGTAGTCGGTGCCCGAGGGGACCTGGCACGTGAGGGTGACGGTCTTCTGGCTCGCCACCGTGAACTTGAACCAGTCCACGTCCCCCGAGGTGCACAGGTACCCCGCGTAGTTCACGCCGCTGGAGACGGTTTTGGCCTCGGAGGAGTAGTTGTTGGGCTCGTAAGGGTCGGTGCAGGGGGCGGTGACGGTCACCGACAGCGCGCCCGAGTAGCCGGACACGATGCTGGTGTGGGTGGCGCACCGGACCCGGGCCTTGACGGCGTAGGTCCCCTTCGCGGTCCACTTGTGGGTGGCCGACTTCACCCCGACGGCCAGCCAGCCGGTGTTGGTGCCGTCACCCCAGTCGAGGGAGTACTGGAGGGTGTGACCCAGGCTGGAGGCGCCGCCGCTCACGGTGTAGGTGTAGGTGGAGGTGGTGTTGCAGGCGGTGGTCCCCGTGGGCGTGGACGGGGCCGAGACGGTCTCGTCGGGCGTGAAGGTGTAGCGCAGGCCGTAGGCGGTGGAGCTGTAGGCGCCGCCGTCGCCGTAGACCCGGACGGAGTAGGTTCCGGCGGGCTGGTTGGTGGAGATGGACTCCGTCACGCCGGCGGCGTTGTAGGACCCGGCAACCCAGTTGGGATTGTACAGTTCCAGGTCGAAGTCCTTGCCGGAGGGCACCGTGCAGGTGATGGCCAGGGTCCCCTTCGACGGGGTGGTGATCCTGAACCAGTCCACGTCGCCGGCGGTGCAGATCTTGCCGCCGTAGGTGGTGCCGGCGGTGATGGGCCCGTAGGCGGCCGTGGAGGTGTTGTTGGGCTCGTAGGCGTCGGTGCAGGGGGTCGTAAGGGTGACCGACAGCGCGGCGGAGTAGGCGGACACGATGCTGGTATGGGTGGCGCAGCGGGCCCGGGCCTTGACGGCGTACGTCCCCGCCGTGGACCACGGGTGGGAGGCCGACTTCACGCCGGCGGCCAGCCAGCCGGAGGTCGTGCCGTCACCCCAGTCGAAGGAATACTGGAGGCTGTGGCCCAAGCTGGAGGCGCCGCCGCTGGTGGTGTAGGTGTAGGTGGTGCCGGTGCTGCCCGCGGCGGTCCCCGTGGGTTTGGCGGGGGCGGAGACGGTCTCGCTGCTCGAGTTCGGGTTGTGGAGCCACTCGTAGTAGGGCTTGGTGGACGCGAGGTAGGTGTAGGCCTTGTTCCACTGCATGGAGGAGTGACAGGCGATGCGCACGTCCGAGCCGCTGACGTACATGACGAAGGTGGCGTGGGCGTCGTAGTCGGAGCAGGACCCGCCGTGGTAGATCAGCACGTCGCCCACGGCGATGTTGGAGGGCGGCGCCTGCTTGTAGCCGCAGGTCCGGGTCCACCCTTTCAGGACCAGGCACTGGCCGAGCTTGGTGGCCCCGATCTCCTCCTTGCCGCAGGGGTAGCCCCGGCAGGGGTCGCCGCTGTTGAGGTAGCCGTGGCCGCCGGCGATCAGGCACTGGGACACGAAGTCGGCGCAGTCGCCGCCGTGGCTGGAGTAGCCGCACAGTTCGCCGCCCCAGTAGGACCAGGGGGTGCAGCTGGAGTAACTGGACGAGCAGCTGTGGTTGCAGCTGTCCCACCAGTCGGCGGCGTAGGCGTAGGCGTTGGACGGGGTGTAGGCCAGGACCGCCATGGTGCGCGGGATGCCGTGCTTTTCCAGCATCTCCCCGAACACCGGGCCGGAATAGCTCTCCGCGCCCCGCTCCTGCCACTCCTGGAGGACCTCGGTCACCGCCCCGCCCAGCTTGGGCTGGCGCCGGGAAAGGTCGAGCAGGATCGCGGCGGCCTTGACGGCCGTCTTCTCGTCGCCGACCGCCTCCACGACCTGGCGGGCCTTGCCGATCAGGTCGGCGGGGGTGAGGTCCCCCACCTGCTGCAGGCAGGCGGCGGTTTCCAGCGCCAGGAGCGGGTCCTGTTCGAAGGCTGCCAGGGACCGCAGGATCGCGGGGGCCTGGGTGGCGTTGACGCGGAGGAGGGCCGCGGGCAGGCCGTGGAGGGCCGCGGGGTCGAGGCCCTCGACCCGGGTGATCCGGGGCAGGGTGGACGGGTCGGCCATCCCCGTGAACGAGAGGATGTTGAAGGCCAGGATGCGCACCGAGTCCGACGGGTCCGTCGCGGCGCAGCGCCGGAGGAAATCGGCGGAACTCACCTGGAGCGCCCCCGGGTCCGTCTTCTCCAGCAGGGTGGCCACGGCCGGAAGGTAGGCCAGGCGGACCTTCTCGTCCTGCTCGGAGGGGAACAGGGCCAAGAGGCTGCGGAGCACGTACTCGACCTCCTCCCGCGGCGCGAGGGACAACTCGAAGAGCAGGTGGCGGCGGACGTCCGGGTCGGGTTCGGTGGTCAGGGCCGGCAGGTGGATCCGGCTCTTGCCGCTCCGCACGAACTGGGCTTCGTCGGGATGCCGGCTGTCGGCCGGGTTGTCAACGCCGGCGAGGAGGGTGACGGCCGCGAGAACGGCAAGGACGAACAGGAAAAGGAGACGCCTTGAGTCCATGGTTTCCCCCAAAGAGATAGTGATGAAATTTTATACAGAGGTCACCAGGTTGTCAACAGGGAAACGGTCAGGGGTGAAAATCCGAAAGCGTTCAAACGTGACGCGGTCGCAAGAGGCCCTTTTCTCTCCCGGGCCGGGGGGCGTTCGAGGAGATGGGGCCCCGGGGCGCATTTTTCCCGCCTTCGGGAGTCGAACGCCGCCGCGTCCACACCCCGTCCTGGGGGGAAATGTTTGCAGCGGGGGCGGCGGGACGGCCTTCCAGGCGATCAGAAAACACCTTTCGCAACCTCTTGTTTCTTGGCGTGTTGCGAACTTGACATCCTCGCGGAAAGACCGGACCCATCAAACCACACCGAACGCAAAGACACACAAAGAAGGCCCGAACTCATAGGTTTCAATGTATTTTGAAGGCCTGTCATCCTATTGCGCTCATTGTGCCCGGGGGGAGCTTTTCGGGGGACCCTGGCGCTTGAGACGCCGGTAATCCGGCCCTTCCAGGGTGATGTCGGCGCACTTCTCGAGGATCCGGGAGTGGAGGCGGTCGTTGATCCGCTCGGAGAGGGTGTGGAAACGCCCGGCGGTGCGCCCGGCCTGGAGGGAGGGCCGGGCCAGCTCGTCGGGGTTCTCGAAATCGCTCCGGTGAGGGCTTTTCGGCCGGTGCGGCGAGACCTCGTCGAAGAAGTTGGTGGTGAAGACCAGGGACACGTTGTTCGCCAGGCACTGGTTGATGACGTCGTAGAGCTTGTCGAAGACGAAGGGGGTCGGGTTCACGGCCCCCAGTTCGTCCATCACCACCACGTGACAGTGACGGAGGCGGCGGGTCATGTCGGGGACCGACGGGTCCGCGTCCGCGTCGAAGCTCATCTTGATCTGTTCGATCAGGTGCACGAAGTTGAGAAAAACACCCGTGAACCCCTTTTCGATGAGGGCTTTCAGGACGGCCACGGCGAGGTGGGTC from Acidobacteriota bacterium includes:
- a CDS encoding ATP-binding protein, which codes for MRKVDHALRGIFDAYFREKCPHCGGTSWVVEENVARRCECFTRDLDHNRKAFAGIPPAMMNCTLQNFYPQNDVQMEALTTVGRYVRNYEETFGSGAGMLLRGPVGTGKTHLAVAVLKALIEKGFTGVFLNFVHLIEQIKMSFDADADPSVPDMTRRLRHCHVVVMDELGAVNPTPFVFDKLYDVINQCLANNVSLVFTTNFFDEVSPHRPKSPHRSDFENPDELARPSLQAGRTAGRFHTLSERINDRLHSRILEKCADITLEGPDYRRLKRQGPPKSSPRAQ
- a CDS encoding pre-peptidase C-terminal domain-containing protein, with amino-acid sequence MDSRRLLFLFVLAVLAAVTLLAGVDNPADSRHPDEAQFVRSGKSRIHLPALTTEPDPDVRRHLLFELSLAPREEVEYVLRSLLALFPSEQDEKVRLAYLPAVATLLEKTDPGALQVSSADFLRRCAATDPSDSVRILAFNILSFTGMADPSTLPRITRVEGLDPAALHGLPAALLRVNATQAPAILRSLAAFEQDPLLALETAACLQQVGDLTPADLIGKARQVVEAVGDEKTAVKAAAILLDLSRRQPKLGGAVTEVLQEWQERGAESYSGPVFGEMLEKHGIPRTMAVLAYTPSNAYAYAADWWDSCNHSCSSSYSSCTPWSYWGGELCGYSSHGGDCADFVSQCLIAGGHGYLNSGDPCRGYPCGKEEIGATKLGQCLVLKGWTRTCGYKQAPPSNIAVGDVLIYHGGSCSDYDAHATFVMYVSGSDVRIACHSSMQWNKAYTYLASTKPYYEWLHNPNSSSETVSAPAKPTGTAAGSTGTTYTYTTSGGASSLGHSLQYSFDWGDGTTSGWLAAGVKSASHPWSTAGTYAVKARARCATHTSIVSAYSAALSVTLTTPCTDAYEPNNTSTAAYGPITAGTTYGGKICTAGDVDWFRITTPSKGTLAITCTVPSGKDFDLELYNPNWVAGSYNAAGVTESISTNQPAGTYSVRVYGDGGAYSSTAYGLRYTFTPDETVSAPSTPTGTTACNTTSTYTYTVSGGASSLGHTLQYSLDWGDGTNTGWLAVGVKSATHKWTAKGTYAVKARVRCATHTSIVSGYSGALSVTVTAPCTDPYEPNNYSSEAKTVSSGVNYAGYLCTSGDVDWFKFTVASQKTVTLTCQVPSGTDYEMELYNPDYVTGSYNAPGTTESVSRTLAAGTYYVRIYGYSGAYNPNYPFTLKVVY